Proteins encoded within one genomic window of Candidatus Methylomirabilota bacterium:
- a CDS encoding ABC transporter substrate-binding protein: MRPSQRVPVLVFLVVSLLLAPALPAQAQQPVAARRVGVLTFTQLAPTLQEPLRQGLRDQGYVEGQNLLIEWRAADGRPERAKALAQELVGLKVDVIVANLTPAVQAAKEATATIPIVMASAGDPVGTGFVKSLARPGGNITGLTGISAELAGKRIELLRELVPGLTRVGLLLNGTNPFAKSLVSETRAAAKRAGLEIQIIDVRRAQDVDPALSGLTQRRAQAVIVDAALTTWRAAQLALQHRLPSISNQRAFVEAGGLAFHGAEPSDVQRRAAIFVAKILRGASPAELPVEQPTRFELILNLRTAKALGLTVKPALLLQATQTIE, from the coding sequence GTGCGCCCCAGCCAGCGTGTTCCCGTCCTCGTCTTTCTCGTCGTGTCGCTATTGCTCGCCCCGGCGCTCCCCGCCCAGGCGCAGCAACCTGTGGCGGCCCGGCGCGTCGGCGTGCTGACGTTCACCCAGCTGGCGCCGACGCTCCAGGAGCCTTTGCGCCAGGGCCTTCGCGATCAGGGCTACGTCGAGGGGCAGAATCTCCTCATCGAGTGGCGAGCCGCCGACGGCCGGCCCGAGCGCGCGAAGGCGCTCGCGCAGGAGCTGGTCGGGCTCAAGGTAGACGTCATCGTGGCGAACCTCACGCCCGCGGTGCAGGCCGCGAAAGAGGCGACGGCCACGATCCCCATCGTGATGGCCTCGGCCGGGGATCCGGTGGGCACCGGCTTCGTGAAGAGCCTCGCGCGGCCGGGCGGCAACATCACGGGCCTGACGGGCATTTCGGCGGAGCTTGCGGGGAAGCGCATCGAGCTGCTGCGCGAGCTCGTCCCCGGGCTCACGCGCGTGGGCTTGCTGCTCAACGGCACCAATCCCTTCGCGAAGTCGCTCGTGAGCGAGACGCGGGCGGCCGCCAAGCGAGCGGGCCTGGAGATCCAGATCATCGATGTGCGCCGGGCCCAGGACGTCGATCCCGCGCTGTCCGGGCTGACCCAGCGGCGGGCCCAGGCGGTGATCGTCGATGCCGCGCTGACCACGTGGCGGGCCGCGCAGCTGGCGCTACAGCACCGCCTGCCGTCGATCTCCAATCAGCGGGCCTTCGTCGAGGCCGGCGGCCTCGCGTTCCACGGGGCGGAGCCGAGCGACGTGCAGCGCCGGGCCGCCATCTTCGTCGCGAAGATCCTCAGGGGGGCGAGCCCGGCGGAGCTACCCGTGGAGCAGCCCACGCGCTTCGAGCTGATCCTCAACCTCCGGACGGCGAAGGCGCTCGGCCTGACGGTCAAGCCGGCGCTGCTGCTCCAGGCGACGCAGACGATCGAGTGA
- a CDS encoding ABC transporter substrate-binding protein — MRLTRVGLGAIVLASLLISPHAAVPQQGTKVFRVGVLGTVPLTDAGASRIWGGLFEGLRQLGYVEGQNLVVEARFSEGKPERLDVLATELVQRKVDVIVAASYAADAARRATSTLPIVMTNHGDPVGAGLIASLARPGANVTGLSGQYSDLVGKQLQLLMSVVPNLSRVAVLLNPAGPRYRRLLREAEEASRALKLRLQIVEARAPAELAAAFSAATRESAHAVLVTGDPMYFGARGQIVELGARGRLPLMTAQAEITRAGALIAYEVDQRDNFRRAATYVDKILKGARPADLPVEQPTKFEMVVNLKTAKLLELTIPQSLLVRADEVIQ, encoded by the coding sequence ATGAGGCTCACCCGCGTCGGTCTCGGCGCGATCGTCCTGGCTTCACTCCTCATCTCACCACACGCAGCCGTGCCGCAGCAGGGAACGAAGGTGTTTCGAGTCGGGGTTCTCGGCACCGTGCCGCTGACCGACGCCGGCGCCTCTCGGATCTGGGGCGGCCTCTTCGAGGGATTGCGCCAGCTGGGCTATGTCGAGGGCCAGAACCTCGTCGTCGAGGCACGGTTCTCCGAGGGGAAGCCGGAACGATTGGATGTCCTGGCTACGGAGCTCGTTCAGCGAAAGGTCGATGTGATCGTCGCCGCCTCGTATGCGGCGGACGCGGCGCGGCGTGCCACGTCGACCCTCCCCATCGTAATGACGAACCATGGAGATCCCGTCGGGGCGGGACTCATCGCGAGCCTCGCGAGGCCCGGAGCAAACGTCACGGGTCTCTCTGGACAATACTCCGATCTGGTCGGCAAACAGCTCCAGCTTCTCATGAGCGTCGTGCCCAACTTGTCTCGCGTGGCAGTACTGCTGAACCCGGCCGGTCCACGCTATCGACGCCTTCTGCGGGAGGCAGAAGAGGCGTCCCGGGCCTTGAAGCTCCGTCTTCAGATCGTGGAGGCGCGGGCCCCGGCTGAGCTCGCCGCGGCGTTCTCCGCAGCGACTCGGGAGTCGGCGCACGCAGTCCTCGTCACCGGGGATCCGATGTACTTCGGGGCGCGGGGACAGATCGTCGAGCTGGGGGCGCGGGGCAGACTGCCCCTGATGACCGCCCAGGCCGAGATCACCAGAGCCGGCGCGCTCATCGCGTACGAAGTCGATCAGCGTGATAACTTCCGCCGCGCCGCGACATACGTCGACAAAATCCTAAAGGGCGCCCGCCCCGCTGACCTGCCCGTGGAGCAGCCCACGAAGTTCGAGATGGTGGTCAATCTCAAGACCGCGAAGCTGCTCGAGCTCACAATTCCACAATCGCTGCTCGTGCGGGCCGATGAAGTCATCCAGTAG